aaggttggagatctcggatctcggggagatctcgtttgaacaTTTTTTGGGAGATCTCGTCATCTCgtaaaaatctcggggagatctcgaacgttgacttacgttgactttttagtttttataatataaatatatacaaataaatcaatatatgtatatttatatacatttttatcatattttacaagaaaatccaAGAAATTAGCGAGAAAAttcaaaaaattaaaaaattttatGAGAAAATTCGATAAATGAGGGAGAAATTTCGAGAAATCGtgcctttgaccaagtttgacctcgtTGACCAAGAAATCTCGGGAGGTGGACATCTCGTATCGGCAGCTTTCTAAAAaagagatctcggggagaaataaggagatttacaacactgcctaCATTTAGAGCTAACTTATACAATATTGAAAGTCGAGTGTTTCCAGATTTCATTCAATGTAAGTTGAGACTTTTTTAGCCATCATTTCTTATATTGCTAAGAAATTGTACTAGATATCGCAGGACAATTGATCCCACCATGCAACCTCTTGACTTATTTTTGAGGTCGCGTGTGTTCCAGGAAGCAATCCTCATGGTAGATTGTTGGTGGAAAATTTTGACGGGATAATACGGATTTAATAAGGCTTTGTAAACTACGtacggtaatttttttttttttttttgaaaattgatACACCCATATCTCTCAAATCTGGTACCCCTTTACGTGGGACAAATCATCTGGTGACTTGTGATGATTGGGAAGTAAGTACCCATAACCGGAAGTGCCAAATCCGGGACCCCTAGTCAAAAGCTGAAAAATCTAACCCTATCCCGGATCCCCCAGATACGAGACCCCTTTACATCAGATCTTCCAGACATCCACTCAACTTGGAAAAAATCCACACTTTTTGGTGCTAAGTAAGGGGTCTCGGACTGGGAAATCCGGATATACCGTTTTTCAATTTTTAATCGTAATGGGGTTACAATTCCTTCTTGAATGCGTACTATCTCATCAATTTTTTTATTATTGGTGGTAGCCGCCTCATCAACAGCTATTTGCGCATATCTTCCTTTTGTTTAAACTTCTTATTTACTTTCAAACTTCTTGATATTTGGTAATAACATAATTACAATTAACAACACGTAAACTCCTACTTTGATTTTACGGCTCGGGATTTAGCTTGGATAGTTTGTTTCGCTAGTCTATTTCGTTTTATTCCTTGAGCCAGAGCGCTTATTACTTGTATCATTGTTTAGCTCTTTTCTTTTTTGAGAAAAGGCTTGGTTATATACTTTTCATTTTTTGAAGGAAAAAAAGTGGAacttgttatgtatatatatatatatatatatatatatatatatatatatatatatatatatatatatatatatatatatatataggggcaggatcaatggggaagtaaccaatcgggggaagggggaagcaaatttatttttttattcttttttttttttgaaaattttttttccggcatcaagatcacacgaaaatatgaacatttagaagagacacttcgtgatgaatgttattatttaggcgggaaaacgatcgacaaaaataacattcaagataatattgttcgtgaaaaatatgaacgttttttttcttcatgttttgtgaagtaaaatttagcccgatttagagtttagggtttagggtttagggtttggtgttttgggtttattccatattacttcttcgagcgttttcccgccaaaataaaaacatttatcacaaagtgtctctactaaatgttcatatttccatcacatctataatgttcgtgaacaaagttttttcaaaaaacgaataaaaaaaaaagtttttgctttcccccgcttccccccgattggttacttccctcttgatcctaccactatatatatatatatatatatatatatatatatatatatatatatatatatatatatagtggtaggatcaagagggaagtaaccattcggggggaagcggggggaagcaaaaacttttttttttcgttttttgaaaaaactttgttcacgaacattatatatgagatgaaaatatgatcatttagtagagacactttgtgataaatatttttattttggcggaaaaacgctcgaagaagtaatatataacaattatcgtgtttttcgagcgtattttgaggttttagctattggggtttagatattagggtttagatattagggtttatagggtttagatattagggtttagaaatttagggtttagagtttagatttaggatttagattgagtttttaacacgaacggtttagagtttagggtttagagtttagggtttagggtttagggtttggtgttttgggtttatggaataaacccaaaacaccaaaccctaaaccctaaaccctaaactctaaatcgagctaaattttacttcacaaaacatggaaaaaaaacgttcatattcgtcacgaacaatattatcttgaatgttatttttgtcaatcgttttcccgcctaaataataacattcatcacgaagtgtctcttctaaatgttcatattttcgtgtgatcttgatgccggaaaaaaaaatttcaaaaaaaacgaaaaaaaaaaattttacttcccccgcttccccccgattggttacttccccattgatcctgcccctatatatatatatatatatatatatatatatatatatatatatatatatatatatatatatatatatatatgtattttgaaAACCTGGGTATCCAACTTTATTTTATAACTGACAAATCCTAGGGCGACCACCCGCTTTACGAGCAGCCCGGAGTCATTACAGGAGAACTTTCGTGGTCACGAGGAAGAATAACTTTGTGAGTGCCTATAATCGAACCCTTAACGTCCATATTAGAAGGTAAGTGTCTTACCATGCCACCACCACCATCATTAAACTAACTTGTTATATCTTGCTAAAAATGAAGTAAAATTTAATTAATTCAAGGATTAAAATTGCAGCAAAGAAAAATGATTAGGGACGTAATCAGCAAAAGTGATCAACTCCGACATGCCTTTCTGTAACTTTTTAGTATAATTGGTCAGCGAAAGGTTGGAATTTCAGCTTCAATTTCGCTTTCCAAACCCTTGGAATACACCGAATCAAAGGTATATATGACGAGCTTAATCAGGAGTTTATGCGATTTTACTTTGAATGTGATCGAACGTATGCTATCAAAGTGATTGCTTGCATTCTTTATAGTATCTTGGGACTGTTCCCCCTATAAAATTGTTTCAATTTCGGTATCAGTTAGACTTAGGAATGCTTAATTTCTGAATGAGAGATATTTTTGCTTAATTTTAGAAAAGTTTAGTCTTTAAATGATACCGTTACTTTTATCGTGTTTGGCATGTGTTTTGTTTCTTGCACATTAGAAGGTGTTTGATGTATTGCCTcactgagtttttttttttttttttttttattttttttttttttatctatgaaACTATTTGTGTTAGAATGTTATAATTCACCCATGATTCTTATTGATCAAAGAGGCCAAATATAATATCCGTTAACAATTTGTAAGTAAAGTCTATCCTGGTTTCGTTTCAGATACATTTATGCCAATGAAATTGGGATCCTATTGTACGGTTTATGAGGTTTTCTGGGAAAAGATTATTTATGTAGATTTTTTGATAATTGTGAATATAGCAAATTTTGTTTCAATATCTTTGAAAATATATGAATTCATAATCAAATCCTCAAAAGGCGTTTGAAAAACAAGGTGAAATAATAAGAAACATATTTGAAATTCCTCCTACTTATATTCAATGTATTTAACCAAAAAAATGGTTGTAATATATTGTCTAATCCAACAGGTTCTTTTAACTTCTTGAGCGATAATTATTGTATCCATTTCATAAGAAATAAATGGCTGAACCAACATCGAGTAGTGCAAAAGAGGATGAGATTTTGGCCCTTGAGTACAACACAACCAATGTCAAGAAAGCAAAGCTAAATTCAACACTAGCTGCACTTCTCGATGATCCTGTACTTTCAGATGTACCAAGAAAGCCGAGTTTATCAGATGTTGACACACTAATCAGCTTGGAACTCGGAAGTGCTATGCGTGTTTCTGTGCTTAAGTTGGATGGTACATCTTTTGGTATGTAAGATTTGTGTTTGTGTAGCTTATGTATATGAGTTTAGTATTGTTAATGATTGTTGGTATTGGACACAGATGTTGCAGTGATGAATTCTGCAACAGTTAAGGATTTGAAACTTGCTGTCAAGAAAAAAGTCAACGAAATGGAGCAGTCAAAGATGGGTCATCGCCACATTTCTTGGTTCGTTCTTTAGTTTTATCATTTAGACAAAATTACTACCGTCGTCCTTGAACTTATACCGAAATCATACACGTCATCGTCaaaggtttttttttttgttttgttttttttttttttttttgcgttcgtCGTCACTGAACTTGCATTTTATAACTTATGTCGTCCTTATGTTAACTGTCCGTCTCTTTCCTATGTTAACCTTTGGCACATGTGAGGGCAATTCTGTCATATTCTCTCTTTGAAAGTTCAGGGATGACTGGCGTAATAAGTTCAGGGACGACCGGCGTAATTTTGTGTTCGTTCCTtaaataatttaatttattatttcttttcatttttcttttattttctctttTAAAACCCATTTTTTTACTCTTTTTTGTTTTTTACTATTTCACATTCACTGCTATTCCATATTCATCCCTAAAGGTACAACCCTAACACTAAAATTAATTTTAATTTTTCTTTTCATGAATttgtttatttttaattttaatttctggaAATTATTTAGAGTttcatattttattttaattattttggtGTGCTATTAAGATTAATGTTTCTTCAATTGTAATTGTAAATGGTTCGTTGTATGATTTTCCAGAATGAGGTTATG
This genomic window from Rutidosis leptorrhynchoides isolate AG116_Rl617_1_P2 chromosome 2, CSIRO_AGI_Rlap_v1, whole genome shotgun sequence contains:
- the LOC139893794 gene encoding U11/U12 small nuclear ribonucleoprotein 25 kDa protein-like isoform X1 → MAEPTSSSAKEDEILALEYNTTNVKKAKLNSTLAALLDDPVLSDVPRKPSLSDVDTLISLELGSAMRVSVLKLDGTSFDVAVMNSATVKDLKLAVKKKVNEMEQSKMGHRHISWFVL
- the LOC139893794 gene encoding U11/U12 small nuclear ribonucleoprotein 25 kDa protein-like isoform X2, whose product is MAEPTSSSAKEDEILALEYNTTNVKKAKLNSTLAALLDDPVLSDVPRKPSLSDVDTLISLELGSAMRVSVLKLDGTSFDVAVMNSATVKDLKLAVKKKVNEMEQSKMGHRHIS